The DNA sequence CGCTCGCCTTCAACTACGGCGGTCGTGCCGAGATCGTCGATGCCGTGCGACGCATCGTCGGCGACGGCGTCGCAGCGGACGCCGTCGACGAGGCCGCGATCGCATCGCGGCTGTACGCGCCCGACCATCCCGACCCGGACCTGCTGATCCGCACCGGAGGCGAGCTCCGCGTGTCGAACTTCCTGCTCTGGGAGGTCGCGTACGCCGAGATGTGGGCGACGCCAGTGCTGTGGCCCGATTTCTCGGTGAAGGACCTCGACGATGCGCTCGCGTCCTACGCGGAGCGCGAGCGCCGCTTCGGGAGATGACCGGGCTCGAGCGGCGCGTCGGCACGGCGCTCGTCTACGGCGTGGTCGTCCTCAGCGCGGTCTTCGCGCCGCCCCCGACGTTCGTCGCGCTCGTCGCGATCCTCGCGGCGCTCGGGTACGTCGAGCTGCGCGGGCTCTTCAAGTACCGTCCCTACCAGCCGTGGCTCATCGGCATCGTGTTCACGGTCCTCTTAGTGATCGCGCACATGGCGCAGACGGTGTGGACCGATGGGCTCTTGCCCATGACGATCGCGCTCTGCGCCGCGTTCGGTGTCGTCGCGATCATCGTCTTCGTGGCGGAAGGCGCACGGCACCGGCCGGCGCCGGCGGTGGCAGGGGCGGTGTTCACGCTCGGCGGTGCGCTCTACCTCGGACTCCTGTTCGGCTATCTCGTCGATCTGTGGATGGCGGGCGGCGCCGCGACGAAGGGATACCTCGGGCGGTTTCCGGTGTGGCTCGCCCTCGCGTTCGTCCCGACATGGGCCGCCGACATCACCGCCTACTTCGTGGGATCGTCGATCGGCCGACGGCGCATCGCCCCGCAGATCAGCCCGAAGAAGACATGGGAAGGAACGCTCGCGGGCTTCGCTGCCGCCGCGGTCGTAGCACTGCTCATCGCGACGTCGGCGGGGATCAAGACGGGACCGACGCTCCTCGTCGCCGCGCTGATCGGCCCGGTGGGGTTCGCGAGCGATCTGTTCGAATCCGCGATCAAGCGGGCCGCGGGGGCGAAGGACTCCGGCACGCTGCTGCCGGGCCACGGCGGCGTGCTCGACCGCATCGACAGCCTCATCTTCGTCGCTCCGCTCGTCGCGTTGGCCCTGGCCATAGCCGTCGGGATGGGATGATGGACGGGTGGTGACACGCCTCGCGATCCTCGGCGTGACCGGCTCGATCGGCCGTCAAGCGCTCGACGTCGTCGCCTCGCACCCGGACCGTCTGCGCGTCACCGCGATCGCTTCGGCGCGGAATGCATCCGAGCTGGATGCGATCGCGACCCAGACGGGTGCGAGCGGGGTTGTACTCCAGGAGCGCGACGGCGATGACGCACTCTGCGACCTCGCGACGCGCGCCGACGTTGACCTCGTGCTCGTCGCGACGCCGGGTATCGCCGGGCTCGCGCCGACGCTCGCCGCGCTGCGCGCGGGGAAGCGCGTGGCTCTCGCGAACAAGGAGGTGCTCGTGACCGGAGGACACCTCGTCGCGCCACTCGCGGGCGGCGCGGGGGACCGGTTACGGCCCGTGGATAGCGAGCACTGCGCGCTCTGGCAGTGCCTTGTCGGCGAGCGGATGGAGAACGTGTCGCGGGTCGCGGTCACCGCGTCGGGCGGGCCGTTCCGCGAGCGCGCCCTCGACGAGCTCGCGTCGGTCACGCCGGACGAGGCGCTGCGCCACCCGACCTGGAAGATGGGCCCCAAGGTGACCATCGACTCCGCCACGCTCGCGAACAAGGGCTACGAGGTCGTCGAGACGCACTGGCTCTACGGCATCCCGTACGAGCGCATCGACATCGTCGTGCACCCGGAGAGCGTCATCCACGCGCTCGTCGAATTCTCGGATGGCAGCGTGAAGGCCCAGCTCGCGGAGCCCGACATGCGCCTGCCGATCCAGTACGCGCTCCTCTGGGACCGCGCGCCGTCTCGCGCCGCGCGGCTCGATTGGTCGCGGACCCGCACGCTGCGATTCGAGGGCGCACCGGACGACCGCCGCTATCCGTGCCTCGCGGCCGTGCTCGACACGGCACGCTCCGGCGACCTCGCGGCGATGATCGGTCTGTCGGCCGCCGACGAGGTGGCCGTCGCGCGCTTCCTCCGGAGTGAGATCCGCTTTGACGAGATCGCGGCGTACCTGCGCCGAGGCGCGTCGCTCGGCGCGGCGCAGCGCGCACCCGCGTCGCCCGACCTCGGCGAGATCCTCGGCGTCGATCGCGCCGTACGGACCGCACTCGAAGCGGCGCCGGCGCTGGCGTAGCCGAGATGGACTTCCTTCCGACCCTGATCCTCTTCCTGCTGACGTTCACCGTGATCATCGCGGTGCACGAATTCGGTCACTATCTGACGGCGCGGCTGCTCGGCATGAAGGTCCTGGAGTTCGCGTTCGGCTTCCCGCCGCGCGTCGCGGCGATCCGCCACGCGGGGATCGACTACAGCCTCAACGCGATCCCGTTCGGCGGATTCGTGCGCATCCTCGGGCAGGACGACTTCAGGGTCCATCAGGCGGGCGAGGGCGATCCCGGTTCGTTCACATCGAAGCCGTGGTGGGCGCAGGCGATCGTGCTCGCCGCGGGCGTGACGATGAACATGGTGCTCGCGCTTCTCGTGCTCACGATCGCGTTCACCACCGGCACCACGGCATCGACGGGTGACGTGCGCGTCGACCAGGTCGCACCGGGCTCGCCGGCAGAGAAAGTCGGCATCCAGATCGGCGACATCGTCCGCGCCATCGACGGTCGCGAGATCAAACGCTCCGGCGAGCTCGTCAGCTACGTCACGAGCCAGGCGCGGCTGCATCCCGATCAGGAGGTCACGCTTCAGCTCGAGCGCAACGGCCAGCCGCTCCCCCCGATCAAGGCCGTCCCGCGCCAGGAGCCGCCGGAAGGCGAAGGCCCTCTCGGCATCCGTCTCGAGGAGGTCCAGGGCTCCGTCGCCGTTTCGCCGCCCGAGGCGTTCAAGCAGGCGCTATCGCTCTCCGGCCAGGTGATCGCGCAGATCGCCGAGCTGCCCGGACAGCTCCTCGCGTCGCGCACGTCGACCGGCGCTCCGACCGTCGGCGGCCCGATCGAGATCTTCCGCGTGACCGGACAGGTCGCGCAGTTCGGCATCCCCACGTTCCTCAAGCTCGTCGGTGTGCTGTCGGTGAACCTCGCGGTCCTGAACATCATTCCATTCCCCGGCCTCGACGGCGGGCGCCTGTTCTTCGTGCTCCTAGGCGGCATCTTCCGCGTGCGCTTCTCCCCTCAGGTCGAGGCCGCGGTGCATGCCGTCGGCTTCCTGCTCCTCCTGCTGCTTCTCGTCGTCGTCAGCATCAACGACATCCGCCGCGTCGTTGGGGGTTGACGCGAGCGAGGCCACCCGCGCTCTCGCATGGGGCGCGTGCCTGAACGCGCGAGACCTCGGGGGCCTGACGACAGCTGATGGTCGGCGCGTGCGTCGCGGCGCGCTCGTTCGCTCCGATCAGCTCTGCCGTCTGGACGACCGCGGCCGCGAGTCGTTCCTCGCTCACGGCGTACGGACGGTCATCGACCTGCGGACGCCGGCGGAGGCGGAGCGGGACCCCGATCCGATCTGGCACGAGCGCGGCATCGACTACCAACTCATCCCGCAGCAGAGCGAGCAGCTGTGGCGTGAGTTCGACCCGATCGCGAAGACGCGAGCCGAGCGTGACGTATTGGCCATCGACCGGTGTTCCGAACAGAACGCCGCGATGGCGCGCGCCGTCGCGCAGGCCGCGCCCGGTGGTGTGCTCATCCACTGTCTCGCGGGAAAGGACCGCACCGGGATCGCCGTCGCGCTGCTGTTGGGTCTCGTCGGTGTGTCGCACGCGGACATCGCCGCGGACTACGCGCTCTCCGAGGCGGCGCTCGCGTCCGAGAAGGTCGCCGCGCTCGCGGCGGCCCAGGACGAGGAGGCGCGCGGCCGCATCGAGCGTGGCTACGACTCGCGCCCTGAGACGATGCTCGCGACGCTCGCGCATCTACGCGCGCGCCACGGTGGCGCCGTGGTGTACCTCACACGCGCCGGACTCACCGGAACGGAGATCGAGCGCATCCGCGCGCGAATGCTCGACTAGCGAACTGTCGCGAAGTCCTCATTCGCCGGCGGCGTCGGCGTGTAGTCTGTGACCCCCATGGATGCGCCGGTCGTCGACGTGCGCGCCCTCCGCAAGGTCTACCGCGTCACCGAACGCGAGACC is a window from the Candidatus Limnocylindria bacterium genome containing:
- a CDS encoding phosphatidate cytidylyltransferase yields the protein MTGLERRVGTALVYGVVVLSAVFAPPPTFVALVAILAALGYVELRGLFKYRPYQPWLIGIVFTVLLVIAHMAQTVWTDGLLPMTIALCAAFGVVAIIVFVAEGARHRPAPAVAGAVFTLGGALYLGLLFGYLVDLWMAGGAATKGYLGRFPVWLALAFVPTWAADITAYFVGSSIGRRRIAPQISPKKTWEGTLAGFAAAAVVALLIATSAGIKTGPTLLVAALIGPVGFASDLFESAIKRAAGAKDSGTLLPGHGGVLDRIDSLIFVAPLVALALAIAVGMG
- the dxr gene encoding 1-deoxy-D-xylulose-5-phosphate reductoisomerase, which translates into the protein MVTRLAILGVTGSIGRQALDVVASHPDRLRVTAIASARNASELDAIATQTGASGVVLQERDGDDALCDLATRADVDLVLVATPGIAGLAPTLAALRAGKRVALANKEVLVTGGHLVAPLAGGAGDRLRPVDSEHCALWQCLVGERMENVSRVAVTASGGPFRERALDELASVTPDEALRHPTWKMGPKVTIDSATLANKGYEVVETHWLYGIPYERIDIVVHPESVIHALVEFSDGSVKAQLAEPDMRLPIQYALLWDRAPSRAARLDWSRTRTLRFEGAPDDRRYPCLAAVLDTARSGDLAAMIGLSAADEVAVARFLRSEIRFDEIAAYLRRGASLGAAQRAPASPDLGEILGVDRAVRTALEAAPALA
- a CDS encoding M50 family metallopeptidase; its protein translation is MDFLPTLILFLLTFTVIIAVHEFGHYLTARLLGMKVLEFAFGFPPRVAAIRHAGIDYSLNAIPFGGFVRILGQDDFRVHQAGEGDPGSFTSKPWWAQAIVLAAGVTMNMVLALLVLTIAFTTGTTASTGDVRVDQVAPGSPAEKVGIQIGDIVRAIDGREIKRSGELVSYVTSQARLHPDQEVTLQLERNGQPLPPIKAVPRQEPPEGEGPLGIRLEEVQGSVAVSPPEAFKQALSLSGQVIAQIAELPGQLLASRTSTGAPTVGGPIEIFRVTGQVAQFGIPTFLKLVGVLSVNLAVLNIIPFPGLDGGRLFFVLLGGIFRVRFSPQVEAAVHAVGFLLLLLLLVVVSINDIRRVVGG
- a CDS encoding tyrosine-protein phosphatase, coding for MPSASCSSCCFSSSSASTTSAASLGVDASEATRALAWGACLNARDLGGLTTADGRRVRRGALVRSDQLCRLDDRGRESFLAHGVRTVIDLRTPAEAERDPDPIWHERGIDYQLIPQQSEQLWREFDPIAKTRAERDVLAIDRCSEQNAAMARAVAQAAPGGVLIHCLAGKDRTGIAVALLLGLVGVSHADIAADYALSEAALASEKVAALAAAQDEEARGRIERGYDSRPETMLATLAHLRARHGGAVVYLTRAGLTGTEIERIRARMLD